Proteins encoded by one window of Chondromyces crocatus:
- a CDS encoding aminopeptidase, producing the protein MVHVTSVVGLPERALLDGAPAAMACDAVLVVVPSPVTEHLEGLSEAVAGAITAAAKVDAALSGRCAPVVLAAQGVPGGRVVVAPMTALQEDTDDVRSVAEAAAAAMARAVAAGARRPLLFVRAPSDRRFVRALEVATLAALGTQWAPIEAREWEMAPPSAEALVVLGLSEPRARELAAIEVGRALCRDITAGDPERMAPVRVAELCEVAFARTGVLVKVERNVEDYPLLSAVARASRVVERHRPCVVRLDYRPRGEIKRTVLLAGKGVTYDTGGADLKTDGHMAGMSRDKGGAGAVAGVVRAAAALGLEGVRVVGLLGLVRNSVGEEAFVSDEVIRSRAGVRVRIGNTDAEGRLVLADLLAVARELASGTVNPVLFSVATLTGHVYRAHGPYTGALSNASASAEIARLSAMAEQWAEPMEHLRPRREDYAFIAGRTPAEDVVSSNRLATVNTARGHQFPFAFLDVASGLKGTALPFMHLDIGGVVCEGADWQFGRPTGVPVSSLLAYLGSEA; encoded by the coding sequence ATGGTGCACGTAACGTCCGTGGTGGGATTGCCGGAGCGCGCGCTGCTCGATGGCGCGCCGGCGGCGATGGCATGTGATGCGGTCCTGGTGGTGGTGCCTTCGCCGGTGACCGAGCACCTGGAGGGGCTGAGTGAGGCCGTCGCGGGGGCCATCACGGCTGCGGCGAAGGTCGATGCGGCGCTGTCCGGTCGGTGCGCGCCCGTCGTGCTGGCCGCTCAGGGCGTGCCCGGTGGCCGTGTGGTGGTCGCCCCGATGACGGCGCTCCAGGAAGACACCGACGATGTGCGGTCGGTCGCCGAGGCGGCCGCGGCCGCGATGGCGCGCGCGGTGGCGGCGGGGGCGCGGCGTCCGTTGCTGTTCGTGCGGGCGCCTTCGGACAGGCGGTTCGTGCGCGCGCTGGAAGTGGCGACGCTGGCGGCGCTGGGGACGCAGTGGGCGCCGATCGAGGCGCGGGAGTGGGAGATGGCGCCCCCTTCGGCGGAGGCGCTGGTGGTGCTGGGGCTCTCGGAGCCGCGGGCGCGAGAACTCGCGGCGATCGAGGTGGGTCGGGCGCTGTGCCGCGACATCACGGCGGGAGATCCGGAGCGGATGGCGCCCGTGCGGGTGGCGGAGCTGTGCGAGGTGGCCTTCGCGCGCACGGGGGTGCTGGTGAAGGTGGAGCGCAACGTGGAAGACTATCCGCTGCTCAGCGCGGTGGCGCGTGCCTCGCGGGTGGTGGAGCGGCACCGGCCTTGCGTGGTGCGGCTCGACTACCGTCCGCGAGGGGAGATCAAGCGGACGGTGCTGCTCGCCGGCAAGGGGGTGACGTACGACACGGGCGGGGCCGATCTGAAGACCGATGGGCACATGGCCGGCATGTCGCGCGACAAGGGCGGCGCTGGCGCGGTGGCCGGGGTGGTGCGCGCGGCGGCGGCGCTCGGGCTGGAAGGTGTGCGGGTGGTGGGGCTGCTCGGGCTGGTGCGCAACAGCGTGGGCGAGGAGGCCTTCGTCAGCGACGAGGTGATCCGCAGCCGTGCGGGGGTGCGGGTCCGCATCGGCAACACGGACGCCGAGGGGCGGCTGGTGCTGGCGGATCTGCTGGCGGTGGCGCGCGAGCTGGCCTCGGGCACGGTGAACCCGGTGCTGTTCTCGGTGGCGACGCTGACAGGGCACGTCTACCGCGCGCACGGGCCGTATACGGGTGCGCTGAGCAACGCGTCGGCGAGCGCGGAGATCGCGCGGCTGAGCGCGATGGCGGAGCAGTGGGCCGAGCCGATGGAGCACCTGAGGCCGCGCCGCGAAGACTACGCTTTCATCGCGGGGAGGACGCCGGCGGAGGACGTGGTGTCCTCGAACCGGCTGGCCACGGTGAACACGGCGCGCGGGCACCAGTTCCCGTTCGCGTTCCTGGACGTGGCGTCGGGGCTCAAGGGGACGGCGCTGCCGTTCATGCACCTCGACATCGGCGGGGTGGTCTGCGAGGGCGCCGACTGGCAGTTCGGGCGGCCGACCGGCGTGCCGGTGAGCAGCTTGCTCGCGTACCTGGGCAGCGAGGCGTGA
- a CDS encoding ATP-grasp domain-containing protein — protein MEQLDVPAIEPISSKIILCVASYFKGNDFLDQCKREGWKVVLLTHESLLTKPWVRESIDEVWALPNFTDWRAVENAVCYLARTRDFSRIAPLDDFDVELAAHLREYLRIPGMGETTARYFRDKLAMRARARDRGIDVPEFVHVLNHDRIRRFCREVPGPWLLKPRAEASAVGIRKLNSEEEIWPIVEELGDKQSTYLIERMIPGDVYHVDAIISERETLFCEVHRYRKPLLEVTHSGGIFSTLTVERGSEVERKLLDANRKIVEHMNLVRGVIHTEYILGRDDGKVYFLETAARVGGAHISDLVSASTGVNLWHEWARLELLQGEQPYKLPERRHDYAGLIVSLARQEVPDTTSFEDPEIVWRLKDYPHHVGFVVSASTPERVEELLDQYEHRILRDYMAVLPAPLTPTA, from the coding sequence ATGGAACAGCTAGACGTCCCTGCTATCGAGCCTATTTCGAGCAAGATCATCCTCTGCGTGGCGAGCTACTTCAAGGGAAATGACTTCCTGGATCAGTGCAAGCGCGAGGGCTGGAAGGTCGTGCTTCTCACGCACGAGTCACTCCTCACCAAGCCCTGGGTTCGCGAATCCATCGACGAGGTGTGGGCATTGCCGAACTTCACCGACTGGCGCGCGGTGGAGAACGCAGTCTGCTACCTCGCGCGCACCCGCGACTTCAGCCGCATCGCCCCGCTCGATGACTTCGACGTCGAGCTGGCCGCCCACCTGCGCGAGTACCTCCGCATCCCCGGCATGGGAGAGACCACCGCGCGCTACTTCCGCGACAAGCTCGCCATGCGCGCCCGCGCACGGGACCGAGGCATCGACGTCCCCGAGTTCGTTCACGTGCTCAACCACGATCGGATCCGCCGCTTCTGCCGCGAGGTGCCTGGTCCCTGGCTCCTCAAGCCGCGCGCGGAGGCCTCCGCGGTCGGCATCCGCAAGCTGAACAGCGAGGAGGAGATCTGGCCCATCGTCGAGGAGCTCGGCGACAAGCAGTCCACGTACCTGATCGAGCGGATGATCCCCGGCGACGTCTACCACGTCGACGCCATCATCTCGGAGCGTGAGACGCTCTTCTGCGAGGTCCATCGCTACAGGAAGCCCCTCCTCGAGGTGACCCACTCCGGCGGCATCTTCTCCACCCTCACCGTCGAGCGCGGCAGTGAGGTCGAGCGCAAGCTGCTCGACGCGAACCGGAAGATCGTCGAGCACATGAACCTCGTCCGAGGAGTCATCCACACCGAGTACATCCTCGGTCGCGATGACGGGAAGGTGTACTTCCTCGAGACCGCGGCGCGCGTCGGCGGCGCCCACATCAGCGATCTGGTGAGCGCGTCGACCGGCGTGAACCTCTGGCACGAGTGGGCACGCCTGGAGCTGCTCCAGGGAGAGCAACCCTACAAGCTCCCCGAGCGCCGGCACGACTATGCTGGCCTCATCGTCTCGCTGGCCCGCCAGGAGGTCCCCGATACGACCTCGTTCGAGGATCCCGAGATCGTCTGGCGCCTCAAGGACTACCCGCACCACGTCGGCTTCGTGGTCAGCGCCTCCACGCCGGAGCGCGTCGAGGAGCTCCTCGACCAGTACGAGCACCGCATCCTGCGCGACTACATGGCCGTGCTCCCCGCCCCCCTCACACCGACCGCCTGA
- a CDS encoding GNAT family N-acetyltransferase translates to MDRTPRRWQPRRIDVGVDLALLRRARSQFYGRPSDDYLDWLYVRNPAGMPFCHLAMDGDVIAGQYVVIPIDMVARGQSFKACLSLDTFTHEGYRRQGIFKGLAEAVFRDVRAAGCRFTLGFPNARSHHGLVKSLHFEEPFGVYLLVKPLARAALGAGVGRVVPSLLGAVARYSRLKIETPEVVESDWIDRLWGLRRAVTSIGFAKTGTWFRWRFDGNPRVSYRIITATRADGEPAGVLVWSKDERAGRRPAVNLVDLEATGHGVRAALVGALLEKIAGEADFVKAFVAPVSELGRSLLMSGFVPVRRFPFNYRAHSADEDLRPALRATAWSVSGAYADML, encoded by the coding sequence ATGGACAGAACCCCCCGGCGCTGGCAGCCCAGGCGCATCGACGTGGGCGTCGATCTGGCGCTCCTCCGTCGTGCGCGTTCTCAGTTCTACGGGCGGCCCAGCGACGACTACCTGGACTGGCTCTACGTGAGGAACCCGGCGGGGATGCCCTTCTGCCATCTCGCAATGGACGGAGACGTCATTGCCGGCCAGTACGTGGTGATTCCGATCGATATGGTCGCTCGTGGCCAATCGTTCAAAGCGTGCCTCTCACTCGATACGTTCACGCACGAAGGGTATCGCCGCCAGGGTATCTTCAAGGGGCTGGCCGAAGCGGTGTTCCGGGACGTTCGTGCGGCCGGCTGTCGCTTCACGTTGGGTTTCCCGAATGCGCGCTCGCACCATGGCCTGGTGAAGAGTCTTCACTTCGAGGAGCCGTTCGGGGTCTACCTGCTCGTGAAGCCGCTCGCGCGAGCCGCGCTCGGGGCGGGCGTCGGGCGGGTCGTTCCGAGCTTGCTGGGGGCGGTTGCGCGGTACTCCCGGCTGAAGATCGAGACGCCGGAGGTGGTGGAGAGCGACTGGATCGACCGACTGTGGGGGCTGCGTCGCGCCGTGACGTCGATCGGATTCGCGAAGACGGGTACGTGGTTCCGGTGGCGTTTCGACGGGAACCCGCGCGTCTCGTACAGAATCATCACGGCGACTCGGGCAGATGGGGAGCCGGCAGGGGTTCTGGTGTGGAGCAAGGACGAGCGCGCTGGCAGGCGTCCCGCGGTGAACCTCGTGGACCTGGAGGCGACGGGGCATGGGGTCCGCGCCGCGCTGGTCGGTGCGTTGCTGGAGAAGATCGCCGGGGAGGCGGATTTCGTGAAGGCGTTCGTCGCGCCCGTGAGTGAACTCGGTCGATCCCTGTTGATGTCGGGGTTTGTGCCCGTGAGGCGTTTCCCGTTCAACTATCGGGCGCACTCGGCGGATGAGGATCTGCGGCCCGCGTTGCGTGCGACCGCTTGGTCCGTCTCCGGAGCATATGCCGATATGCTCTGA
- a CDS encoding polysaccharide deacetylase family protein, translated as MIRPLRDAIAQGFSRSGVSTWLRKIQERGRVATILVYHDPSAEVFDTHLEFLRERYTIVPLDTVVDALHSGDWPTLPLPPLVLTLDDGHRGNAKLAEVLRAHDVRATIYACSGLVGTHRHFWWTHAARRAHALIELPHDQRLAALRALGFEPDQEYETPQALSLEELTRLRPWIQFGSHTRTHPILPHCDDATAWHEIEASRAELSALTTQRCDHFCFPNGDLSARDLEFVRRAGYRSARTTRVGRVREGSDPFQLPAIGVGDDDSVDMLALRLATFYSLLGSTTFRAYRHMLRRRTKRSHATRAADPHPPSAPDS; from the coding sequence ATGATCCGCCCCCTCCGCGACGCAATCGCCCAGGGCTTCTCCAGGAGCGGCGTCTCGACGTGGCTCCGCAAGATCCAGGAGCGGGGTCGGGTCGCGACCATCCTCGTCTACCACGACCCCAGCGCCGAGGTCTTCGACACCCACCTCGAGTTCCTCCGGGAGCGCTACACCATCGTCCCCCTGGATACCGTCGTCGACGCGCTCCACAGCGGCGATTGGCCCACCCTGCCTCTGCCCCCGCTGGTGCTCACGCTCGACGACGGTCACCGAGGCAACGCGAAGCTCGCCGAGGTGCTTCGCGCTCACGACGTGCGAGCCACCATCTATGCCTGCAGCGGGCTCGTGGGGACGCATCGCCACTTCTGGTGGACCCATGCGGCGCGGCGCGCCCACGCGCTCATCGAGCTGCCTCACGACCAGCGGCTCGCAGCGCTCCGCGCCCTCGGCTTCGAACCCGACCAGGAATACGAGACGCCCCAGGCCCTCAGCCTCGAGGAACTCACCCGCCTTCGTCCCTGGATCCAGTTCGGCTCCCATACCCGCACGCATCCCATCCTACCGCACTGCGACGACGCCACCGCATGGCACGAAATCGAGGCGAGCCGCGCCGAGCTGAGCGCTTTGACGACCCAGCGCTGTGACCACTTCTGTTTCCCCAACGGAGACCTCTCGGCCCGCGATCTCGAGTTCGTCCGCAGAGCTGGTTATCGCTCCGCCCGCACGACCCGTGTAGGGCGAGTCCGAGAGGGGTCCGACCCGTTCCAGCTTCCTGCCATCGGCGTTGGCGACGACGACAGCGTCGACATGCTGGCCCTGCGCCTCGCTACCTTCTACAGCCTCCTGGGCTCGACCACCTTCAGAGCATATCGGCATATGCTCCGGAGACGGACCAAGCGGTCGCACGCAACGCGGGCCGCAGATCCTCATCCGCCGAGTGCGCCCGATAGTTGA
- a CDS encoding RNA polymerase sigma factor, whose protein sequence is MTRGRRRADVAHASPTVYFDEMPIVRMAPYVRALLRAMKVPPQDWEDLVQEITAAAWVAMTQGRFRPLPGQPLGDALKLWLTGITWRQVSHYREKAHRRREVPDAAPWGVPGADDWLPHLPATEGRVEARDILRALDRITESQAEILLMRYGEGFDIVEIAEILDVPYETARARLRIAKERFLAAAENWQRVRS, encoded by the coding sequence GTGACCCGCGGGCGGCGTCGCGCTGACGTCGCCCACGCCTCTCCCACCGTCTACTTCGACGAGATGCCCATCGTCCGGATGGCGCCCTACGTGCGCGCGCTTCTGCGCGCCATGAAGGTGCCTCCGCAAGACTGGGAGGATCTCGTCCAAGAGATCACGGCTGCGGCGTGGGTTGCGATGACACAGGGCCGCTTCCGGCCCTTGCCCGGGCAGCCGCTCGGAGACGCCCTCAAGCTCTGGCTGACGGGCATCACGTGGCGGCAGGTCTCGCACTACCGCGAGAAGGCGCATCGGCGGCGCGAGGTCCCCGACGCTGCGCCCTGGGGCGTACCCGGCGCGGATGACTGGCTCCCGCACCTGCCAGCCACCGAGGGCCGGGTCGAGGCCCGGGACATCCTGCGGGCGCTTGACCGGATCACCGAGTCGCAGGCCGAGATCCTGCTCATGCGCTACGGCGAGGGTTTCGACATCGTGGAGATCGCCGAGATCCTCGACGTCCCCTACGAGACCGCCCGCGCACGCCTCCGCATCGCGAAGGAACGCTTCCTCGCTGCGGCCGAGAACTGGCAGCGCGTCAGGTCGTAG
- a CDS encoding IS1 family transposase, whose amino-acid sequence MEVVAHLVEGASIRATSRLTGVSKPAILSLLLRVGEGCTRLHDRMVRDIDVRDVQADEIWSYVQKKQARVTPEDPAEWGDAYAFVAMARTCKLVIAYRVGKRDEANTQAFIADLRARLVTVPLLCTDGFQPYQEAVGEHFQGAVDYGVVHKDYRKGRRHDGQPSDHRYEPPRNPFITRITRMGSPEMSRISTSHIERQNLTMRMQIRRLTRLCNGFSKKLDNHRAAIALHMAYYNLCRVHEALRVTPAMEAGITRHVWSIQELVQAALSEPAAPPPAPVPLKLPEPPEGAQASAARPLPNGRGWLRVVGEEKAPPKGKARKPEQLRLFDAE is encoded by the coding sequence ATGGAGGTGGTCGCCCATCTGGTCGAGGGCGCGAGCATCCGCGCGACATCGAGGCTGACCGGCGTCAGCAAGCCGGCCATCCTGTCGCTGCTCCTGCGCGTCGGCGAGGGCTGCACACGCCTCCACGACCGCATGGTCCGCGACATCGACGTGCGCGACGTGCAGGCCGACGAGATCTGGTCCTACGTGCAGAAGAAGCAGGCGCGGGTGACGCCGGAGGACCCCGCGGAGTGGGGCGACGCCTACGCCTTCGTGGCGATGGCGCGCACCTGCAAGCTCGTCATCGCGTACCGCGTCGGCAAGCGTGACGAGGCGAACACGCAAGCCTTCATCGCGGACCTGCGCGCGCGGCTTGTCACGGTGCCTCTGCTCTGCACCGATGGCTTCCAGCCCTACCAGGAGGCCGTGGGCGAGCACTTCCAGGGCGCCGTGGACTACGGCGTGGTCCACAAGGACTACCGCAAGGGCAGGCGCCACGACGGGCAGCCCAGCGACCATCGGTACGAGCCGCCGCGGAACCCCTTCATCACGCGCATCACACGGATGGGCTCGCCCGAAATGTCGCGCATCTCGACGTCGCACATCGAGCGGCAGAACCTCACGATGCGGATGCAGATCCGGCGGCTGACGCGGCTGTGCAACGGCTTCTCGAAGAAGCTCGACAACCACCGCGCCGCCATCGCGCTGCACATGGCGTACTACAACCTGTGCCGGGTGCACGAAGCGCTCCGGGTCACGCCTGCGATGGAGGCCGGCATCACCCGCCACGTGTGGAGCATCCAGGAGCTGGTCCAGGCAGCGCTCAGCGAGCCCGCAGCGCCGCCCCCGGCTCCGGTGCCTCTCAAGCTGCCGGAGCCCCCGGAAGGGGCACAGGCGTCCGCGGCGAGGCCCCTACCGAACGGGCGCGGATGGTTGCGGGTGGTGGGGGAGGAGAAGGCGCCACCGAAGGGGAAGGCGAGGAAGCCGGAGCAGCTACGGCTTTTTGACGCCGAGTGA